From the Ammoniphilus sp. CFH 90114 genome, one window contains:
- a CDS encoding M4 family metallopeptidase encodes MNKRVVSTLVLSSLMASILLFEPTSSYALVEKKVLKNERGEIHNLVGDLGSLRGVNPQERALDALSKVKGTYGIKDVAKEFKVKKMPEPKAGVTGKKSLTKSLTHHTRLDRVMNGVPVYGEQLIVHEKNGRLSGVTGKYKPLVVNATKATLSNEAAEQKALEYTGYQGELAVPITSELTYLPQGDQAILTYKVNVCYLGGNTPGDWIIFVSAVDGSIVNAFNSAAEAIGIGTGADLEAKWINTVKKGNEFYLEDRTKMMALQGGTINTYTYSNGTTSQAYVVDTDNVWDDELQRAAVDAHYNASIVYDFYLNELGRNSYDDMGAPIISNVHYSKDYNNAFWSGGIGQMVYGDGDGELMTSLSGALDVVAHEITHAVIQYTADLIYQDQSGALNESWADALGTAIENENWLLGEEIWTPGIEGDALRYMDDPELGDQPGHMDQYVVTHLDNGGVHINSGIPNKAFYHFAEAIGSRVEAGKVWYLALRDYMTPNTDFSGARAATLLACEELYGKGSDAYQSLQTAWTNVGIE; translated from the coding sequence ATGAATAAGAGAGTAGTCTCAACCTTAGTCCTTTCTTCACTGATGGCCTCGATTCTATTATTCGAGCCGACTAGTTCTTATGCTTTAGTAGAGAAGAAAGTTTTGAAGAATGAGAGAGGGGAAATTCACAATCTAGTGGGGGATCTTGGTTCTTTGCGTGGGGTGAACCCACAGGAGAGGGCATTGGATGCGCTCAGCAAGGTAAAAGGGACCTATGGCATCAAAGATGTGGCGAAGGAGTTCAAGGTGAAAAAGATGCCTGAACCCAAGGCGGGTGTAACGGGGAAGAAGAGCTTAACGAAGTCACTAACCCATCATACGCGTCTGGATCGTGTCATGAACGGTGTTCCTGTCTATGGAGAGCAATTAATTGTACATGAAAAGAATGGGCGCCTATCCGGTGTAACGGGAAAGTACAAACCATTGGTTGTGAATGCAACTAAAGCGACCCTATCAAATGAAGCGGCAGAGCAGAAAGCGCTAGAATACACGGGGTATCAAGGGGAGCTGGCGGTTCCTATCACAAGTGAGTTAACTTACCTGCCTCAAGGTGACCAGGCGATTTTAACGTATAAGGTTAACGTCTGTTACCTAGGGGGCAACACGCCTGGGGATTGGATCATTTTTGTCTCAGCTGTGGATGGGTCCATTGTTAATGCCTTCAATTCAGCAGCGGAAGCTATCGGGATTGGAACAGGCGCCGACCTGGAGGCCAAATGGATTAACACGGTGAAAAAGGGAAATGAGTTTTATCTTGAGGATCGCACCAAAATGATGGCGCTGCAGGGTGGAACGATTAACACCTATACCTACAGCAATGGAACCACTTCCCAAGCCTATGTTGTGGACACTGACAACGTATGGGACGATGAGTTGCAACGGGCTGCTGTAGATGCCCACTATAACGCTTCCATTGTCTATGATTTTTATTTAAATGAGCTTGGCCGCAACTCCTATGATGATATGGGGGCACCCATTATATCAAATGTTCATTACTCGAAAGACTATAACAATGCTTTTTGGAGCGGTGGCATAGGGCAAATGGTCTATGGAGATGGGGACGGAGAGTTGATGACCTCGCTCTCCGGCGCACTCGATGTGGTTGCACATGAAATCACCCATGCGGTTATACAGTATACCGCTGATCTGATTTATCAGGATCAATCCGGGGCATTGAATGAATCCTGGGCGGATGCTCTAGGTACGGCGATTGAAAACGAAAATTGGCTGCTAGGCGAAGAGATCTGGACACCTGGGATTGAAGGGGATGCTCTACGTTACATGGATGACCCGGAATTGGGGGATCAACCGGGCCATATGGATCAATATGTTGTCACGCATTTAGACAATGGGGGCGTCCATATTAATTCCGGTATTCCAAACAAGGCGTTCTATCATTTTGCAGAGGCCATAGGGTCTCGCGTGGAGGCAGGGAAGGTATGGTACTTGGCGCTCCGTGACTATATGACACCGAATACCGACTTTTCAGGTGCTCGGGCAGCCACGCTATTGGCTTGCGAAGAGCTGTATGGAAAAGGATCAGATGCCTATCAATCTCTCCAAACCGCTTGGACGAATGTAGGGATAGAATAG